The Patescibacteria group bacterium genome includes a window with the following:
- the rpoC gene encoding DNA-directed RNA polymerase subunit beta', translated as MDPLSDFKDLTDFTSLIIKLASPEEIRKWSRGEVTKPETINYRTLKPEKDGLFDERIFGPTKDWECYCGKYKRIRYKGVVCDKCGVEVTLSRVRRERMGHINLVAPVAHVWYFKGAPSKISLVLDIPPRAVEQVIYFARHLVIKLDEKGKKEAIINLDKARKDSILKFDQDFEEKKSVLRKSASEDKEKVDKKIKNKEQASLAKLEIDLELRKREQLLTDEHNLNVERTNQLFDNLVSLVKNLKVFDVISEDELDQLRSYQADIFFETKTGAEAILSALETVNLEELSASLRKEMLQTKENTPRFVKLAKRLKLIDGMRKSKINPAWMILKVLPVLPPDLRPMVQLSGGRFATSDLNDLYRRVINRNNRLKHLINLGAPEIILRNEKRMLQEAVDSLIDASQKKATRRGRGKQPLRSLSDMLKGKQGRFRQNLLGKRVDYSGRSVIVVGPELRLNECGLPKEMALEMFKPFVLREMIKRGIAPNVKSAKNMLERRPDEVFDILEEITKNHPVLLNRAPTLHKLSILAFYPVLIEGSAIRLHPVVCSGFNADFDGDQMAVHVPLSQKAIDEAKNLMMPEKNLLKPADGSPIAIPSRKEMALGIYYLTDIDNRISPCKTIFSDKDEAVLAYQSGLIQIRQEISLRMDGKIIKTSVGRIFFNEVLPEGFGFINEAVTSSVIKNIFNRVLSDYDQKIVIDTIDKVKNLGFWGGSIAGISMSIFDAVVHPDKDKMIKEAEKRLAEIESNYAQGLITAQEKKRFTEEVWIEVSEELADRTWELFDKDNPIRVVIDAKVGRASRDQVKQLAAMRGLITDPLGKTVELPIKSNFREGLSVFEYVTSSRGSRKGLTDTALKTADAGYLTRRLVDVTHDVIIRDEDCGTDEGLKVSLKGKRESVLFNITGRVLSSDVVVPKTKKVLFAKGDLIDDVKAAKIIDLGIEEIEVFSPLTCKLSHGVCAKCYGLDLSNKKMVEIGTPVGVIAAQSIGEPGTQLTLRTKHSAGVVGVDVTQGLPRVEELFEARTPKVTAPISEIAGKVTVSETEEGWKVVVSTSTSGLKDRREYIIPKTLNLTVKNGQKIEIGYPLASAPLDLREIMAIKGLRFAQEYIISQVKAVYESQGIAIHDKHFEIIVRKMSDKVKVASCGDTSFLPGELVDKVSFEEENRKVLAAGGEPASAQQVILGITRRSLYTDSWLSAASFEQTTEVLTESSLEGKEDNLLGLKENVIIGRLIPVTPETARLPEGAKI; from the coding sequence ATGGATCCTTTATCTGATTTTAAAGACTTAACTGATTTTACAAGCTTAATAATTAAGCTTGCTTCCCCTGAGGAGATCAGGAAATGGTCGCGTGGTGAAGTAACTAAACCTGAGACCATAAATTATCGGACTTTGAAGCCGGAGAAAGATGGGCTTTTTGATGAGAGAATTTTTGGGCCGACAAAAGACTGGGAATGTTATTGTGGTAAATATAAAAGAATAAGGTATAAAGGTGTTGTTTGTGACAAGTGTGGTGTTGAGGTAACTTTGTCTAGGGTCAGGCGTGAGAGAATGGGGCATATCAATTTGGTTGCTCCTGTTGCTCATGTTTGGTATTTCAAAGGGGCTCCTTCTAAGATATCTCTTGTTCTAGATATTCCCCCAAGAGCAGTTGAACAGGTTATCTACTTTGCTAGACATTTGGTAATAAAACTGGATGAAAAAGGAAAGAAAGAAGCTATTATCAATTTAGATAAAGCTAGAAAGGATTCTATCTTGAAGTTTGATCAAGATTTTGAAGAAAAGAAGAGTGTCTTGAGAAAATCTGCTTCTGAGGATAAAGAAAAGGTAGATAAGAAGATTAAGAATAAAGAGCAAGCCTCTTTAGCCAAACTTGAAATCGATCTTGAGTTAAGAAAAAGAGAACAGCTTTTAACAGACGAGCACAACTTAAACGTTGAGAGAACAAATCAGTTGTTTGATAATTTGGTAAGCCTGGTTAAAAATCTCAAAGTCTTTGATGTTATAAGTGAGGATGAGTTAGATCAACTTCGTTCATACCAAGCTGACATCTTTTTTGAGACAAAGACTGGCGCAGAAGCTATATTGTCAGCCTTGGAAACAGTTAATTTGGAAGAATTGTCTGCCTCTTTGCGTAAAGAGATGCTACAGACAAAAGAGAATACTCCTAGATTTGTAAAGTTAGCCAAGAGGTTGAAGCTAATTGATGGAATGCGCAAGTCAAAGATAAATCCTGCCTGGATGATTCTTAAGGTTTTGCCAGTTTTACCTCCTGATTTGAGGCCTATGGTTCAGCTTTCAGGAGGAAGGTTTGCAACAAGTGATCTAAACGACCTTTATCGCCGTGTAATTAACCGCAATAATCGTCTTAAGCATCTAATAAACCTGGGAGCTCCAGAGATTATTTTGAGAAACGAGAAAAGAATGTTACAGGAGGCAGTTGATTCTTTGATTGACGCTTCTCAAAAGAAAGCTACTCGCCGAGGAAGAGGTAAACAGCCTCTAAGGTCGCTTTCTGACATGTTGAAGGGTAAACAAGGTCGTTTCAGACAAAACTTGTTGGGTAAAAGAGTAGATTATTCTGGTCGAAGTGTAATTGTAGTTGGGCCAGAGTTAAGACTTAATGAATGTGGTTTGCCAAAAGAGATGGCTCTTGAGATGTTTAAGCCTTTTGTTTTGCGAGAGATGATCAAGAGAGGTATTGCACCAAATGTCAAAAGTGCTAAGAATATGCTTGAAAGAAGACCTGATGAAGTCTTTGATATCTTAGAGGAAATCACCAAAAACCATCCTGTTCTTTTGAATCGTGCTCCTACTCTTCATAAGTTAAGTATTCTGGCTTTTTATCCTGTTTTAATTGAAGGAAGCGCAATTAGACTTCATCCGGTTGTCTGTAGTGGATTTAATGCTGATTTTGATGGAGATCAAATGGCTGTTCATGTACCTCTTTCACAAAAAGCAATTGATGAGGCTAAAAACTTGATGATGCCTGAAAAAAATCTGCTTAAACCAGCTGATGGTTCGCCAATTGCTATTCCTTCTAGAAAGGAAATGGCCTTGGGAATTTATTATCTGACAGATATTGATAATAGAATTTCTCCTTGCAAGACTATCTTTTCAGACAAAGATGAGGCGGTTTTGGCCTATCAATCGGGTTTGATTCAGATTAGACAGGAGATATCTCTTAGAATGGATGGGAAAATTATAAAGACATCGGTGGGAAGAATATTCTTTAACGAAGTTCTTCCTGAAGGTTTCGGTTTTATAAATGAGGCGGTTACATCAAGTGTTATTAAAAATATATTTAATCGAGTATTGTCTGATTATGACCAAAAGATTGTTATTGATACCATAGATAAGGTTAAAAATCTAGGTTTCTGGGGAGGTTCTATTGCTGGTATTTCTATGTCTATTTTTGATGCTGTAGTTCATCCTGATAAGGATAAAATGATTAAGGAAGCTGAAAAGAGATTGGCTGAAATTGAAAGTAATTATGCTCAAGGGTTAATAACAGCCCAAGAGAAGAAGAGATTTACGGAGGAAGTGTGGATTGAAGTAAGTGAGGAACTTGCTGATAGAACTTGGGAGCTTTTTGATAAAGACAATCCAATTAGAGTGGTTATTGATGCTAAAGTTGGAAGAGCTTCAAGAGACCAGGTTAAACAGCTTGCGGCAATGCGTGGTTTGATTACCGATCCTCTTGGAAAAACAGTTGAGCTTCCAATTAAATCTAACTTTAGGGAAGGGTTGTCTGTTTTTGAATATGTTACTTCGAGCCGAGGTTCAAGAAAAGGACTTACTGATACTGCTTTGAAGACTGCAGATGCTGGTTATTTGACTAGAAGGTTGGTTGATGTGACACACGATGTTATTATTAGAGATGAGGACTGTGGAACAGATGAGGGGTTGAAAGTAAGTCTTAAAGGTAAAAGAGAAAGTGTTCTTTTCAATATTACAGGTCGGGTTTTATCATCTGATGTTGTTGTTCCGAAGACAAAGAAAGTTTTGTTTGCAAAAGGTGATTTGATTGATGATGTTAAAGCTGCAAAGATAATTGATCTTGGAATTGAAGAGATTGAGGTTTTTTCTCCATTAACTTGTAAATTAAGTCACGGTGTTTGTGCTAAATGTTATGGTTTGGATCTCTCAAACAAGAAGATGGTTGAGATAGGCACTCCTGTTGGGGTAATTGCTGCACAGTCGATAGGAGAACCTGGTACACAGTTAACCTTGAGGACCAAACACTCAGCTGGTGTGGTGGGTGTTGATGTGACACAAGGTTTGCCTAGAGTAGAAGAACTCTTTGAGGCTAGAACTCCAAAAGTTACAGCTCCAATTAGTGAAATAGCAGGTAAAGTAACAGTTTCAGAAACCGAAGAAGGTTGGAAAGTAGTGGTTTCAACTTCTACCTCTGGTCTTAAAGACAGAAGAGAATATATTATTCCCAAGACTTTGAACCTGACTGTTAAAAATGGTCAAAAAATAGAAATTGGCTATCCTTTGGCGTCAGCACCACTTGATTTAAGAGAGATAATGGCCATTAAAGGCTTGAGGTTTGCTCAAGAGTATATTATCTCTCAAGTTAAAGCAGTTTATGAATCTCAAGGTATTGCAATTCACGATAAGCATTTTGAAATAATAGTTAGAAAGATGAGCGATAAGGTCAAGGTTGCAAGCTGTGGAGATACATCTTTCTTGCCCGGTGAATTAGTAGATAAGGTTTCGTTTGAGGAAGAGAACAGAAAGGTTTTGGCTGCAGGTGGTGAACCCGCAAGCGCTCAGCAAGTTATATTGGGTATAACTAGAAGATCGCTTTATACAGACAGTTGGCTTTCTGCGGCCTCGTTTGAGCAAACAACAGAAGTTTTGACAGAGTCTTCACTTGAAGGTAAAGAGGATAATCTTTTAGGATTGAAAGAGAATGTTATTATAGGAAGGCTGATTCCAGTAACACCTGAAACTGCTCGTTTGCCTGAAGGGGCAAAAATCTGA
- the rpsL gene encoding 30S ribosomal protein S12 yields the protein MPTVLQLIRKGRKKIVKRTKKAALRRWFNAKDRKYGELPSPFKRGVVLQVRTMTPKKPNSALRKVARVRLSNKQEVTAYIPGEGHELIEHSVVLIKGGRVKDLPGVKYKIVRGKYDTTGVVGRKTSRSKYGAKKEGKGGSASSQSASAAN from the coding sequence ATGCCAACAGTATTACAATTAATTAGAAAAGGTAGAAAAAAAATAGTTAAAAGGACCAAAAAGGCGGCCCTTAGGCGCTGGTTTAATGCAAAAGATAGGAAATATGGTGAATTACCATCTCCCTTCAAGAGGGGGGTTGTTTTGCAAGTAAGAACAATGACACCCAAGAAGCCAAATTCTGCTTTGCGAAAGGTAGCTCGTGTTAGGCTTTCCAATAAACAAGAGGTTACAGCTTATATTCCTGGTGAAGGGCATGAGTTAATCGAGCATTCAGTTGTGTTGATAAAAGGCGGAAGGGTAAAGGATTTACCAGGTGTGAAGTATAAGATTGTCCGTGGAAAGTATGACACTACTGGTGTAGTGGGGCGTAAGACATCTCGAAGTAAATATGGGGCTAAGAAAGAAGGTAAGGGAGGCTCAGCCTCATCCCAATCAGCTTCGGCTGCTAATTAA
- the rpsG gene encoding 30S ribosomal protein S7, with amino-acid sequence MARKGLVKPREIKPDPVYKNRLVAKLINCSMRDGKKSVAEKQVYGAFEIIKSKGLDPIKVFAEAVANVKPTMEVRPRRIGGAAYQVPVAVRGPRKESLAIRWIVMGARSRSNSEFHTFSEKLAAEILDASKGEGFAVKKRQDMEKMAEANRAFAHFRW; translated from the coding sequence ATGGCAAGGAAAGGACTAGTAAAACCAAGAGAAATAAAACCAGATCCTGTTTATAAAAATCGTTTGGTAGCAAAATTAATTAATTGTTCGATGAGAGACGGTAAAAAGAGCGTGGCAGAAAAACAGGTTTATGGAGCTTTTGAGATTATTAAAAGCAAGGGGCTTGATCCAATTAAAGTTTTTGCTGAAGCTGTAGCTAATGTTAAACCTACGATGGAGGTAAGACCAAGAAGGATTGGAGGGGCAGCTTATCAAGTTCCTGTAGCTGTGCGTGGCCCAAGAAAAGAATCACTGGCTATTCGTTGGATTGTTATGGGAGCGAGATCAAGATCAAATAGTGAATTTCACACCTTTTCAGAGAAATTAGCGGCAGAAATTTTAGATGCCTCGAAAGGAGAAGGTTTTGCTGTTAAGAAAAGACAAGATATGGAAAAAATGGCAGAAGCCAATAGGGCTTTTGCTCACTTCCGTTGGTAA